The following proteins come from a genomic window of Halorussus halophilus:
- the pstA gene encoding phosphate ABC transporter permease PstA: MSYDTHSLVADESSLAERVAGGVVGLSVVSMILGFAAIFQWTEVEGSFFGIALFDLYGLALAASGLGVLGLGIASRAELIETTPDRSAGLVTGGLFGLLGVVAGGLVASQSLGLSAFGWLPIAVLAGVGVGAATVLPREDVGSTLPAGLLSLGLGALLLTNTLTAEWEWDPEGFSAAFTGPVVVPILTIFSALVVGWAAAKAHEGFGTRGRQAGAYLLVGLNAFGMLGVLLLLVLFVARKGFSRMVEGIKLGLFTEPAFWFHVPGLDRFVIFEMPGVWFYWPFTMNGYSLSNDVMNGVMPSIVGTVWLVIGAVLFAVPLGVGAAVFLTEYAEQGGFTRVVEIATNGLWSTPSIVYGLFGYAFLVPRLGNTLSLLAGQLVLGFMLLPLVLITSREAIKTVPDEYRDASAALGVSQWETIKSVVLPAAMPGVITGVILGVGRIAGETAPLLLVAAGSPQSPTAPKVLAGFQFTSNPPFVANPALLEGISALPYKLYATITAGVVSSDPKFAWATALVLLTVVLSFYAVGIVSRIYFRRKLQQ, from the coding sequence ATGAGCTACGACACACACTCACTGGTCGCCGACGAGTCTTCGCTCGCCGAACGCGTCGCTGGCGGCGTCGTCGGTCTCAGCGTCGTGTCGATGATTCTCGGCTTCGCGGCCATCTTCCAGTGGACGGAAGTCGAGGGGAGCTTCTTCGGTATCGCACTGTTCGACCTCTACGGCCTGGCACTCGCCGCGAGCGGTCTGGGCGTCCTCGGACTCGGCATCGCTTCGCGGGCCGAACTTATCGAGACGACGCCCGACCGGAGCGCCGGACTGGTGACTGGTGGACTGTTCGGGTTACTCGGCGTCGTCGCGGGTGGCCTCGTCGCCTCCCAATCGCTCGGGCTGAGTGCGTTCGGCTGGCTTCCGATAGCCGTCCTCGCGGGCGTCGGCGTCGGAGCCGCGACGGTCCTCCCGCGAGAGGACGTCGGTTCGACACTCCCGGCGGGACTCCTCTCGCTGGGTCTCGGCGCGCTCCTGTTGACGAACACGCTGACGGCCGAGTGGGAGTGGGACCCCGAGGGATTCTCGGCGGCGTTCACCGGTCCCGTCGTCGTCCCTATCTTGACGATCTTCTCGGCACTGGTCGTCGGGTGGGCCGCCGCGAAAGCCCACGAAGGCTTCGGCACTCGTGGTCGGCAAGCGGGCGCGTACCTGCTCGTCGGTCTCAACGCCTTCGGGATGCTCGGCGTCCTGTTGCTCCTCGTCCTGTTCGTCGCTCGCAAGGGCTTCTCGCGCATGGTCGAGGGCATCAAACTCGGCCTGTTCACCGAACCAGCGTTCTGGTTCCACGTGCCCGGACTCGACCGGTTCGTCATCTTCGAGATGCCCGGCGTCTGGTTCTACTGGCCGTTCACGATGAACGGCTACTCGCTGTCGAACGACGTGATGAACGGCGTGATGCCCTCCATCGTCGGCACTGTCTGGCTAGTCATCGGGGCCGTGTTGTTCGCGGTGCCGCTGGGCGTCGGTGCGGCCGTCTTCCTCACCGAGTACGCCGAACAGGGTGGATTCACGCGCGTGGTCGAAATCGCCACGAACGGCCTGTGGAGTACGCCGTCCATCGTCTACGGCCTGTTCGGCTACGCCTTCTTGGTGCCCCGACTCGGCAACACCCTGTCGCTGTTGGCCGGACAACTCGTCCTCGGGTTCATGCTCCTGCCGCTGGTGCTCATCACCAGTCGGGAAGCCATCAAAACGGTACCCGACGAGTACCGTGACGCCAGCGCGGCACTCGGCGTCAGCCAGTGGGAGACCATCAAGAGCGTCGTCCTTCCAGCGGCGATGCCCGGTGTCATCACGGGAGTCATCCTCGGCGTCGGCCGCATCGCAGGCGAGACGGCTCCCCTGCTGCTCGTCGCCGCGGGGAGTCCGCAGTCGCCGACGGCACCGAAGGTACTGGCTGGCTTCCAGTTCACGTCCAACCCACCGTTCGTCGCCAACCCGGCACTGCTTGAGGGAATCAGCGCACTACCGTACAAACTGTACGCGACCATCACCGCGGGCGTCGTCAGCAGCGACCCCAAGTTCGCGTGGGCGACGGCGTTAGTACTACTCACCGTCGTGCTGTCGTTCTACGCGGTGGGAATCGTTTCGCGGATCTACTTCCGGAGGAAACTACAACAATGA
- a CDS encoding PstS family phosphate ABC transporter substrate-binding protein, producing MRENPSVGRRTVLLGGSAAVASLAGCVSTSRTPPGGAGSEDTSSGESGSGSSEQLRAGGSSTVYPIANKAASVWTSNPPAEDKEYWGPSEYGIQTDKRLANYWGGLYGFEGSGSTPPFSASVGLSHSGTGLEKLKNGLVDIGNASAPVDAELPEASEEELNKFKNHVVGVDAQPIVVSNEIKEAGVTKLTADQVRKIYKGEIENWSEIPSYNGEDKEMQVVGRSVGSGTDTAFRLNMLGSADAKMPGVDSRKGQNQQVKTLVQKSNNAIAYMALAFVSSGTATVKLEFDGKVYEPGKNLADKGYPLSRDLHCYTYEGTSKKEAAFLRMVVSEFGQERFVKPAGYAKLTKKRRENQLGKLPDTK from the coding sequence ATGCGGGAGAACCCCTCTGTCGGCCGTCGAACCGTTCTCCTCGGAGGGAGCGCCGCCGTGGCATCGCTCGCTGGCTGTGTCAGCACGAGCCGGACGCCACCAGGTGGTGCCGGGAGCGAGGATACCTCGTCCGGGGAGTCTGGAAGCGGGTCGTCTGAACAACTGCGGGCGGGCGGTTCCTCGACGGTGTACCCCATCGCCAACAAAGCCGCGTCAGTGTGGACGTCGAACCCACCGGCCGAGGACAAGGAATACTGGGGGCCGAGCGAGTACGGCATCCAGACCGACAAGCGACTGGCGAACTACTGGGGCGGTCTCTACGGCTTCGAAGGCTCCGGTTCGACTCCCCCGTTCAGCGCGTCGGTCGGACTTAGCCACTCCGGGACCGGACTGGAGAAGCTGAAGAACGGCCTCGTGGACATCGGCAACGCGAGTGCGCCGGTCGATGCGGAACTCCCCGAGGCGAGCGAGGAAGAACTGAACAAGTTCAAGAACCACGTCGTCGGCGTGGACGCCCAGCCTATCGTCGTCAGCAACGAAATCAAGGAAGCAGGCGTCACGAAACTCACCGCCGACCAAGTGCGGAAAATCTACAAAGGCGAAATCGAGAACTGGTCGGAGATTCCTTCGTACAACGGTGAAGACAAGGAGATGCAGGTCGTCGGCCGTTCGGTTGGGTCGGGCACCGACACCGCCTTCCGACTGAACATGCTCGGCTCTGCGGACGCGAAGATGCCCGGCGTGGACTCGCGTAAGGGCCAGAACCAGCAAGTCAAGACGCTGGTCCAGAAGTCCAACAACGCCATCGCCTACATGGCACTCGCGTTCGTGTCGAGCGGGACCGCGACGGTCAAGTTGGAGTTCGACGGGAAAGTGTACGAACCCGGCAAGAACCTCGCGGACAAAGGCTATCCGCTGTCGCGCGACCTCCACTGCTACACGTACGAAGGCACCTCGAAGAAAGAAGCCGCCTTCCTGCGGATGGTCGTCAGCGAGTTCGGACAGGAACGCTTCGTCAAGCCCGCGGGCTACGCGAAGTTGACCAAGAAACGACGTGAGAACCAACTCGGGAAGCTCCCAGACACGAAATGA
- the pstC gene encoding phosphate ABC transporter permease subunit PstC yields the protein MESIDAHVRSARTSVEEMDRGARLVNGVAVAAVLAALVTFLLAAELTVFPLLVFVGAAAYGWFAYQANTAKLLMFLMTASTVLILGLITIYLMIRSVPIFQKMGLDIVTKTSGPLWDTNAHIYSLVPMMWGTLLTTLLAMLIAGPLGVAGALFISEIAPRWAREIIKPGVEILAGVPSIVYGYIGYVIINTYMMEEFQLANFGSLFGAALVIGVMALPTVVSVAEDAIDSVPESMKSGSLALGSTDWQTIKSVTIPASFSGVSAAVLLGVGRAVGETMAVTVMLPHQQVLPDPVYDVFAGTETLTSLIAGQYGNASGLQMSALFAAGVVLFVTVLFLSVGSQLIEAHMKRKLGGKQ from the coding sequence ATGGAGAGCATCGACGCGCACGTCCGGTCCGCTCGCACGTCCGTCGAGGAGATGGACCGTGGCGCGCGACTGGTCAACGGTGTCGCCGTCGCTGCGGTACTGGCCGCACTCGTCACGTTCCTCCTCGCGGCCGAGTTGACGGTGTTCCCACTGTTGGTCTTCGTCGGTGCTGCGGCCTACGGCTGGTTCGCCTACCAAGCCAACACCGCGAAGTTGCTGATGTTCCTGATGACCGCCTCGACGGTCCTCATCCTCGGCCTCATCACGATTTACCTGATGATTCGGTCGGTCCCAATCTTCCAGAAGATGGGGCTGGACATCGTCACGAAGACGAGCGGGCCGCTGTGGGACACGAACGCTCACATCTATTCGCTGGTCCCGATGATGTGGGGCACGCTCCTGACGACCCTGTTGGCGATGCTGATTGCAGGCCCTCTCGGCGTCGCAGGCGCACTCTTCATCAGCGAAATCGCGCCGCGCTGGGCGCGCGAAATCATCAAGCCCGGCGTCGAAATTCTCGCGGGTGTTCCGTCCATCGTCTACGGATACATCGGCTACGTCATCATCAACACGTACATGATGGAAGAGTTTCAGCTGGCGAACTTCGGGAGCCTCTTCGGGGCCGCACTCGTCATCGGAGTGATGGCGCTCCCGACGGTCGTCTCGGTGGCCGAGGACGCCATCGACAGCGTCCCGGAGTCCATGAAGAGCGGGTCGCTGGCGCTCGGTTCGACCGACTGGCAGACAATCAAGAGCGTCACCATCCCGGCGTCTTTCTCCGGCGTCTCGGCGGCAGTCCTGCTCGGTGTCGGCCGCGCAGTCGGCGAGACGATGGCCGTGACTGTGATGTTGCCCCACCAGCAGGTGCTTCCAGACCCGGTGTACGACGTGTTCGCCGGAACCGAGACGCTGACCAGCCTCATCGCGGGCCAGTACGGTAACGCGAGCGGTCTCCAGATGTCCGCGCTGTTCGCCGCGGGCGTCGTCCTGTTCGTCACCGTCCTCTTCCTCTCCGTCGGGTCGCAACTCATCGAGGCACACATGAAACGCAAACTCGGAGGGAAACAATGA